tccagcactttctttaggtccagcaccttctttaggtccagtactttctttaggtccagcactttctttaggtccagcaccttctttaggtccagcactttctttaggtccagcagcttctttaggtccagcagcttctttaggtccagcacttccctcagatccagcaccttctttaggtccagcatttccctcagatccagcattTCCcccagatccagcactttctttgggtccagcatttccctcagatccagcattTCCcccagatccagcactttctttgggtccagcactttcctcagatccagcagcttctttaggtccagcactttctttaggtccagcactttctttaggtccagcagcttctttaggtccagcagcttctttaggtccagcacttccctcagatccagcaccttctttaggtccagcatttccctcagatccagcattTCCcccagatccagcactttctttgggtccagcatttccctcagatccagcattTCCcccagatccagcactttctttgggtccagcactttctttaggtccagcactttctttaggtccagcactttctttaggtccagcagcttctttaggtccagcatttccctcagatccagcagcttctttaggtccagcactttcctcagatccagcaccttctttaggttcagcactttctttaggtccagcactttctttaggtccagcagcttctttaggtccagcatttccctcagatccagcattTCCcccagatccagcactttcctcagatccggcactttctttaggtccagcacttccctcagatccagcagcttctttaggtccagcactttctttgggtccagcagcttctttaggtccagcacttccctcagatccagcagcttctttaggtccagcatttccctcagatccagcattTCCcccagatccagcactttctttgggtccagcatttccctcagatccagcagtttctttaggtccggcagtttctttgggtccagcactttctttaggtccagcagtttctttaggtccagcactttcctcagatccagcactttctttaggtccagcagcttctttaggtccagcactttcctcagatccagcactttctttgggtccagcagcttccttgGTGGTGACCGTTTCTTTTGGCGACTGGGATGTCGCACCACTGCTTTTGGgttcctcttgttttttctttgccttttcttcctcctcccccgcCAATACATTCTCTGTCCCCACCAAGACGCATCTGTTTCTTGCGGCGGTATCGCTGTGATTTTTTGCACCAAGACTGAGTTTGTCTATCATTATCGTTAGGGATCTTGCTTCTAACAGTTTTTCTTTAACAGTTCTTTTGAATGACGATGTGAGTGGCATGAAAGACAACCAGAAGCCGCAGCCGTTCCATATTTCACCAGTCAAAGTGTTGATCTTCCTTTCGCAATCACCGATGAGCAGTTCAATTTGCCTAATGGCACTGTAGCTCTCGTCTACTAACTTAAGTTTTTCTGAGTTGGTGGCGCCAGAAACGTCCTTGGCTTTCTTATGCTTCAAAATACCTTCGCATTCTGCTTTTACGGCTAGCGTGTTATTGAACGCACGGTCGAATACGTTCCATGACTCTGAAAATCGGTTGTTAACTTTGTTAATAACACTTTTGACCTTTTTACAATGAGCTGCTCTGCTTTCCCGCCTCTCGAAACCACGCACGCCCCCCACATTGCACAGAATGGCAATGAAAAGGCACACGATGATTTTCTTCGCTAGATTCATTGTCACACACTTGTCTCTCCTATGTACCGcatgaaattaaaaaagaaaaacagaataatATCTTTTGGGCAAGACAATAGGGAAAGCACATGTACATCCATATGCAGGAGAAAGacagtttcctccttccctcaaaCAATAGACACACGCCACACTACAGTCTCACAATCACGTTGGGTATTTAAaagcactcacaacactgtaaaagggacaaaaagtCACTTCAAGCAAAGCATTACTTAGCATGCGATTACGTAGATATTCATATTGTTGCATGCCCTCCGTCACACGTTGGTACGTTGGAACATGCTAACATCAACCATCCGTccgtccacacacacacgcacacaccgcTATTTAAAGCAGTTTCTATACATCATTCCACTACCCAAATGTCCCATGCTTATCCGGAAGCCGGAGCACGTCGCCGATCTGTTCATATCTtcaataaaaagaacaaaaagtaaagcatATTAATGTTATAAAGCAATAAAGGAAAACCACAGCACGCAGCTGAATAACTTGTTATCATCGAAGCAGCATCTCAACCTACGTAGCCTTGAGCAAGACGAAGCAACATCTTCCATCGTCGTGTTCCCAATCAAATAAAATCCGTTGACTCCTTCTTACATTCAACTTGTCTCATGCTCTAATCCACCTCTGCCTGGGCCTCCTTCCCTACCGCAggttcagcaacaacagcaggttCCTCGTCGGCGGTTTTTTCCCCAAGACCTTCTTGGCTGCTATCGGTGTCACCTTTAGCGGTGTCAGTCgacctcttttcttctctctgcTCATCCATACTTGTGGGTGATTCAGGAGATTCGGGCACGGGGCCATCGGATGTTTCCTCGTTCTGTTTGCCGGAAGTGTCTTCACCAGCACCTGCCTCCTTCTCTCTGCGTTTATCCTCCACCGTGGAGCACTCATCATTCGCCGCATCAGCGGCATAGCTCGCCGCATCTCCACTAAGAGTTTCAATTTTCGACACCTTGCCTGTAGCTTCAGCCGTCGTCTCCTCAATGCTCCGTTTGAATGAAATGGTTACTGGCATGAAGGACAACCAAAACCCGCATCGGTCCTTTAGATACACCGTTAGTTTGTGTAAATCGCGCTCGTAGTTCCTAATCTCTGTTCCGACATACATGATCGCGTTGTAGTACTCATCTACAACTCTCTTCTTTCCGCTGTCTGCAACATCTGTTATCTCATCGTCGCTGACTTTCTTCACGTCCTCGTCGCACTTTCCCTTGACAACACTGGTTCGCTTGAGAGCAACTTCAAACGTGTGCCATGCGTTTGCATAGCGGGTATTAATGGCCCGAACTGATTTGGCCACTGTAGTACAGTATTCTGAGCGGCTTATCCTTCCCCAATGAGAAGAGGACTTGCCTCCAATACTGCATAGCCCGGCCACGAGAATATATAGTGTTACGCCCCTTGCGAAAACCATTATTTTCAATAGcgatcctcttttttccgcCCCTCCTTTCCAGACCTAAAAAGACGACGGTGGGATGAAGAAGGGAAGCGAGACAAATGGAGGGACGCGTCCAAGCCACTAAAAGGCAATCCAGAAATGGAAACTTTAACAACACAAGTAATCAAAATAGGGGGGGGGCGTAGAAATCACCGGGTGAATAATtgataaggaaaaaagaaaaacggaaAATATACGGGTGGCCACCAGATACAATGCAGTTTGGGCACTTCATGCGCCACGCACCCTGACTCCCCTGCCACTGCGCACTAGATTTTCATCCCCGTGCCTCTGCACGGTGGATCACCACAGATCTGCAGCTGTCTAGATAGGGATACTCCTCAAACGGCGCCGTTTAGTGCATtaacagacaaaaaaggtaaaaaagagaaaagaaaagaaaagtgcagCCCCAGACAGAAATGACataatcaaaacaaaaatattttcgTCGCTACACTCCACCGGAAGTGCCgcatgaagaagaaaacggGGTGACAAGCACCGATGCAGGGGAGTCACACCTGTCACCCTACACTCAAGACTTATCCAACATTTACTTCACTTTTTGTGGACGATGCGCCACACGGGAGACTCTCGGAGACGAGACTATCCGCGGGGCACTCGGCCAaagcgatgatgatgaagttCGTCCCACCGCATGCGAGTGGGAGTCCACCGAAGTAGCTTTGGTTATGGGGCCCAGCCCAGTGTGTGATCTCGAGGTGGAAGGCATTCCTTTACTTGATTGCAATTCCCTTCTCATAACACCCGGCTCGTGGATTTCGCCCGTCGATCGCGAGAGGGTGGAGCCGCGAGGTGCTGGAGACCCGCCAGGGGAACGCAACGCTCCCACACATAAACCCGGGggctccacagcagcaacctctGTCTCTGTAGGCTTTGCGTTGGGTGATTGCGCGGTGGTCCGGCGGTGCCGCCGTTTACCCGGACGCCCCCTAGCGGCTCCCTTTGTCCCTCCTACACCCAATGACGGGGCCGTTAGCTTTGGTGAAGTTTGTACTTCACGAAACGGCGAGCACCGCTGGGACGTTCCCCTGGCAACCTCACTGCTCCCAGTTCCAGTCCTTGCCGGAGCAGCGGTGGAAGGTGGAACCTGTCCTAAAGTATGCATCCGTGATGACGCCGAACTCACCGTCACCTGAGAATGATTCTCACCACTAGTGGAAGATCGGCTGCGATTCCGGCTCTCCCGCTTACCTTGCACTCCAGAGCTGGTAATGTCAACAATTGCCTTTACAACTCCCAATACCTCACGACAATTACTAATACAGCCCTCGAGATCGGACTTTATAGAAGGGTTTCTCAGATCATGCAACAGTAAATCTTCCGCTTTGCCAATGTATCGTAGGCACTTCGTCCGGCATTCCTGCACTTGCGCCGAAACACCAGGATCAACAAAGAAATTACGCCGTGAGGCTGCCTGAATTTCGAGGAGTTTGGGCTGTTCTTTTCGTACCAACTCCCGCACCCGCTGGCAGAGCAAGTCACAGTCAGacacaacagaagaaatGTCGTTCTCACCACGGGGAGAGATGGAGGCCCTTCCAGCCGACGAAAAATTCCTCCTCCGTCTCCGGGGGGTGTACAACGTATCTTCgggttgcttctttttcaaaACTTCCAAAAGCGCACTAACGTTCCAACGATCCGGAGCGCTTTGATATGAAAAAATATCCTCTGCAGCTGCCAGTGGTGCTTCGCCCAATGGgtttttccttccgtttAACGTCGCACCACCTCGTGAGCTCTCCCGACCATCACGATGGCCTTCTTTGAATGAGGGCAAATCGATCTCAATAACAGTAAAGCGGTTCGTGAGAAGGGACTGAAACAAGCTACGCTCTGCGAGCAATGTAACTTTGGATCCCACACGCTGAGCCTCACTGTACAGGTTCCGGAGGGCTGACTGGGCTGGCGAATCCCCATTCTGCCAAGCCAACTCCGTGTCACGATCAAGCACAGCGTAGTAGCAGGCACCTTTGAGTGACGCAAGTTCCAAGTGAGCATCGTCTTGCTGATTATTGGTTATCCACCTCCCATCCATATCAGCGCACAGTGCAGCCACAGCAAAAACAACCTCTTCCATTTGCTGTACCTTTCCGCCACATGTTACAACAGCCGCGCGGTACCGATTTTCAACAGCACTtgtcaggaaaaaaaagatgcgcCCCACAAAAAGCGCACTACGTGAGCGACTCAACCTCGCCGGAGAGGAAATAGGGTACAATGGGAACGGAGATTCATCACACTCTGGCCTCAGGTATTCTGCTTCGGAAGAACAATCATCCCCATGCAGTATTGGAACGCCAGAGCACGCTGGTAATGGCGTTGCTGCCAAAGGTGATGCTGCATTGCGCGCCAAAGTAGCGAACCACTTAGGGATGTACCCAGGTTCCACCACGGTGTAGCCACAGGCAAGTGCAGCAATACACGCGGGGTCGTCATGAGTGAGGGCAGACGTGCAGTGCAGCAGCCCAACAGGAAGCGgtacatcaagttcacgtgttGGAGTAAGCCCGGGGACCACAGTTGCACCACGGCGGTAGCACGCGCACTCGAGGTCGCACGCCTGCCTGCCACTTAAGCTACTGCGTGACACCGTTACGACGAGTGGACGGAAACGGAAGCGGAGGCGCACACGATCACCAAGTGACAACTGGCCACCGTCCATAACAAGATGCGGTTGCGTATCGGTCACTTCGGTGGCTCCCACTGCAACGCGACCACCATCAGGAAGCCTACGAACGAGCACAACGAGAGGATTTCTCTCCTTTACCACCTTTGTGTctgtgcttttcttttcaccgtGGTCGTGGGTGAGGGCATTGTGTCCACAACATGAAGATTGTGTTTCCCTGCCCTCACAACAGTTATTTGTGTCGTTCAGAAAACTCCCGTCGACGACGCTGTCAAGAGATCCCATATTACACGCCTTCATGATAGCGCTGTCACCTGAGGCACCGCAATCGTCACCATTAATAAGATCTGGAAAACTTCTTTCACATATTGATACATTTGCGTCATCCTTTGATTGTTTCTCAATCAACTTTTTGGCGTTGCTCCGCCTCATCACAGAAAGGGATACATGTTGGGCCGCAATGTCAGGCTGATTTAGTACAATATCGCAGAGGCTCGCGCGACCAACAACATATGGTTCTCGAACGACAATCGCGTAGTAGGGTGCACTCATGGGAGGCCTCCCACTTACAAACTCAACGGAGAACATTGcacaacaaaaccaaaaacagaGCACGCACTACTCCAAAGTGGCGtgatatatgaatatattttTACAGTTAGTGTCCCTGTGATTGCGTCTCGGCGCCGCtgctactgttattattatttactcCTGGTGTTGACGCCTGCTTCCCACACAAACTTCCCCGGTAGCACGACAGGAACGAGCAAACGGACCCTTCCAGCGCACTCAACGTTAtgcagtcagcgccgtttaCTGGCTcggtctcttttttttttttgccctccGCCGCTTTAATTCCTAGAAAATCTTTACCACGTTTGATAtgtatattatatatatatatatataatatatgtatgtgtgcctGTGTACAGGTGTACGTCCCGTTCGCAATTTATTTCGTCTTTTGGTCGCcgtatattttttgtttgctacCGTCCTTGAgtcccttcccttctcttccacCTTCGGCTAGTGTTGGATTCAGATACTTTTGTCACTTTCTGTGAGGCGAAAATGCGGGGTGATGGCGCCAACACgagaaacacaaatatagaataggaaaaaagaaaacgacgCGCAGCAACACTGAATAAATTTTAACGTAAGGGTGAGAcattaacaaaaaagaaggagcgtaacgaagggaaaaagaagagaaaaaaaaaaacatcatgcAATTCGTTAGCCGGCCTGACCCAGTACTCACCTTTGCAGACGCACCCTCGCACGCGCGagcatatataaatatatataacctcatcatttattttcttgttcCGCATGCACGCCGAAGCGCATACACGGAGCCCTGGAAACGGAAGGTTCTACTCGTTTTCACGCAAAAAGGCAAGTGCGGGCCGGAAGTACAGCGTCACGAGATTGCCTGAATTTGACCTCTCTCTATTAACGGTCCGCAAGGCCGCGCCACCACAGCaacgctcctcttccttcctttattttttttcttttgtccaTATTGTGCTCAACCCTATTTAACACCTTATTTTCGTCTGTGATCTGCCAAGAATATCACCATTGGCGGCGCACTGCACTTCCCCCTGTAATGCAACCGCGCCTTATTTCCCGCCCTCTCCATTCCTCTGTTGCAGTTGataatttttctttatatcCTTTATCCATTGCAACAGCTCCTTCATACGGTTGAAAAGCGGAGACTTGTACTTCCGCGTAGCATCCGCCGCCAGTTCATTTAGTTTTTGCTTCTGTAAAGGAACGTTGGCATATGCCTCAACACATTCCTTCATGGCACCCACATACGTAACGGCCACCTCGCCACCCACATCAGCCAATCGAGTTTCCATTGTCTCAATGTTCTCAATCATTCCGCGCATCTCCTCGAGCATACCATCGAATTGCTCTTTGCAAGAAACTAATGCAGCGTCCACCTCattcactgctgctgctgctgttgctgatgccgctgcttctgccGCGTTATCACCTTGTGCCTCCATCTTGGCGCGCTTCAGCTGTAGCTTCAGCATTTGATCCAAAGACTTCTGTAGCACATCAACGTGCCGTTTGAAGTTGTCAATTACCTCCCGCAGTGCCGCCACAAGAGAATATGTTTCGCCATAgtccacttcctcctcttgaCTGCAGCCAGCGCCCTCAACAGCAGCCGCCGAAGGAACGAAATGATCACCATTTGCGTACACCGCCAAACCATCGGGGATGTAACCCCATTTCATTGCGCTGATGGGAATTCCTGCAATATCGGCTTCACGACCTGTTGCCGTATCACCCTTCAGTGCACTTTCTACAGTGTTGGTGCGCAAAGTGGCGGGAAGCGGTTGCTCCCCACGTCTATCACGCTGTTGTGCCTGAGCAACAAAAGCCTTTTCCGACTCGCGCAGGTCGTTCGCCATTTGTATAGCGGCCACAATCTTCGGATCATCAGGtggaagctcctcattcacCTGCGACAGTCGTGTGGGTCTGTAGTTGGTGAAACAAACGTACTGATAGGTAAGGTGTGCAATAGCTGGGCGGAAGGTTGCAATGAATAGTGGCCCATCCAACAGTCCTTCCAACATGGTATGATTTTCCATCACAGTTGTGAAGAGTAACTTTCCTCCGTTACGCAAAAGGAGCTTGGCCGTTTGAATGTACGCTGTCCATACGTCCTCTGTGATGAAAGGCGGATCAGCTACAACGTAGTCGAAGGCACCAAAGTACTGCACGGGGACCTCCTCCGGTCGATGAAAGTCGTAGAAGACAAAACCGGTGTCGTCCTTCCACTGTTTGTCGTACTCAAAAAGACGACTGTCCCGAACTAGAGCGGACTTTGCATTACTGTCACCTTTGGAGGCCTCTTCCGTGTTACCGTCCCCACCATTCTTGTCAGCTGCAATCATTGCAAAATACAGCGATGGAGTCGAGAGGAAAGCACATGCAGTTGCATGATGACGGACCTCACCTATGAGTGCATCAATGGTGTGGATGGAGTACCAGTATTGGTTAAACTCAGCACGCTCTACGTTGTGGTCAAACCGCACCCCGCTCTCAGTCACGAAGCATGGAGCCGCTTCCGTCATTTGTTCCTCACACAAATCCCCCCCCTCTCTGTAACAGtaattcctcctcctccccctcccttttgaatgttttccctcctctaCTTTGAGATGTCCATGAAATGGATACATGAAAGTCATATTGCACAGACACGTTGTCATGGTAATTGAAAGAGTATTAAAGTGaagacacacaaaaagagagagaaatatatatatttatatatttatatatatgtcatGCAGCACAAGCAAAttagaaaggaaggaatgtgTAGTCTTGCGTCCTAAACACCAACCCGGGTGCAGGTACATTTTACACATCTATGTATATATTAATCTACGTGTGGATGTGTCGGATTACAAATGCAATAATATATTAAGCCATCACACTCCCTTTCTTGGTGCCTCCAGGGACTAAAAATaacaagaggaggaggaggagaaaaaaaaaacaccatgATGGGAGGAAGTAACGAGATGTGAAGttaaaacaataataataacggaaCGCACAACCTCTTATTcactcccacacacacataaacacacacaaacatacatatatatatatatatagtttcGAAAAAGGACATCTTCACGTGGCCAGCGCTGTTCATCCAATGTCCTCagccccttttttgttattctccTCTGATGGTAATGCTGGAGTTAAAGTTGGAATTGGGGTTGCTTCCAAAGAATTGTCATATCGTCCAGTGCTCCGCACATTTTCCGTACGACGTCTCACTCGGCTAAACCTTCAGCATAACTCTCTATGCTTTgccacttttctttccctttttttttttactctcttTACTTTAAGACA
This portion of the Trypanosoma brucei brucei TREU927 chromosome 7, complete sequence genome encodes:
- a CDS encoding hypothetical protein, conserved (Part of an tandem of six genes (Tb07.15M23.130, Tb07.15M23.140, Tb07.15M23.150, Tb07.15M23.160, Tb07.15M23.170, Tb07.15M23.180, Tb07.15M23.190). Tb07.15M23.170 and Tb07.15M23.180 both contain a large repeat insertion and could be pseudogenes.), with product MNLAKKIIVCLFIAILCNVGGVRGFERRESRAAHCKKVKSVINKVNNRFSESWNVFDRAFNNTLAVKAECEGILKHKKAKDVSGATNSEKLKLVDESYSAIRQIELLIGDCERKINTLTGEIWNGCGFWLSFMPLTSSFKRTVKEKLLEARSLTIMIDKLSLGAKNHSDTAARNRCVLVGTENVLAGEEEEKAKKKQEEPKSSGATSQSPKETVTTKEAAGPKESAGSEESAGPKEAAGPKESAGSEESAGPKETAGPKESAGPKETAGPKETAGSEGNAGPKESAGSGGNAGSEGNAGPKEAAGSEGSAGPKEAAGPKESAGPKEAAGSEGSAGPKESAGSEESAGSGGNAGSEGNAGPKEAAGPKESAGPKESAEPKEGAGSEESAGPKEAAGSEGNAGPKEAAGPKESAGPKESAGPKESAGPKESAGSGGNAGSEGNAGPKESAGSGGNAGSEGNAGPKEGAGSEGSAGPKEAAGPKEAAGPKESAGPKESAGPKEAAGSEESAGPKESAGSGGNAGSEGNAGPKESAGSGGNAGSEGNAGPKEGAGSEGSAGPKEAAGPKEAAGPKESAGPKEGAGPKESAGPKESTGPKEGAGPKESAGPKEAAGPKESAGPKESAEPKETAGSEESAGPKEGAGPKESAGPKESAGPKEGAGPKESAGPKESAEPKETAGSEESAGPKETAGSEESAGPKEAAGSEESAGPKESAGPKESAGSEESAGPKESAEPKETAGSEESAGPKEAAGSEESAGPKESAGSEESAGPKEAAGPKESAGPKESAGPKESAGSEESAGPKETAGPKESAGPKEAAGPKESAGPKEGAGSEGSAGPKESAGPKESAGSEGSAGSEGNAGPKESAGPKESAGPKESAGSEGSAGPKESAGSEGSAGSEGNAGPKEGAGSEGSAGPKETAGSEGSAGPKETAGPKETAGPKESAGPKESAGSEESAGPKETAGPKESAGSEGSAGPKETAGPKESAGSEGSAGPKESAGPKETAGPKESAGSVGAEGVSVQ
- a CDS encoding hypothetical protein, conserved (Part of an tandem of six genes (Tb07.15M23.130, Tb07.15M23.140, Tb07.15M23.150, Tb07.15M23.160, Tb07.15M23.170, Tb07.15M23.180, Tb07.15M23.190). Tb07.15M23.170 and Tb07.15M23.180 both contain a large repeat insertion and could be pseudogenes.), which translates into the protein MVFARGVTLYILVAGLCSIGGKSSSHWGRISRSEYCTTVAKSVRAINTRYANAWHTFEVALKRTSVVKGKCDEDVKKVSDDEITDVADSGKKRVVDEYYNAIMYVGTEIRNYERDLHKLTVYLKDRCGFWLSFMPVTISFKRSIEETTAEATGKVSKIETLSGDAASYAADAANDECSTVEDKRREKEAGAGEDTSGKQNEETSDGPVPESPESPTSMDEQREEKRSTDTAKGDTDSSQEGLGEKTADEEPAVVAEPAVGKEAQAEVD